The DNA region AGTCCACCTCATCGACTTCTTGGCTCATGCCCGCGAAGCAGAAATCCCGCCGCAGAAGCCGGATTATTTCTTTGGCCATCGCATCTGCTGGACCTTGCTGCGTAAGCTCAAGACGGCCATCGAAGGCGACATGCTCAAGTGGCTTGGCCCCAGGTACATCTAGAAGGAATATCAGTTGCCCTTCCTGGGTGGATACGTCTTCCGTTCCCTCATCGACGACCAGGGCACGATCCACggaaacaccaccaccccccaacgGCTCCCCAGCACAGACCTGTTCCACAAAGCAGCCCAGGTCTACCTTGACATCTTGAAAGGCGAGGACGGAGAGGTGGAGCGTGCCCAGATCAAGAACGGGATTGATGTGTTCTACGCAATGGCAAAGATGAGAAAAGTCATCCCCGATGATCCGCACCCTGCATCTCAGTCCCATTACAACGGCGTCGGCGCCAGCAGGGGCATCCTGAACTCTGCGGACATGGACAACAAATGGGATGAGGACTATGATGAGGACTATGACAGCGATTACAGCGATGGCACGGCTGGTTTTACCGAGAGACTTCGCAACACTACCCGGGGTGGGGGCGGTCCGCGATTGCATGGCCAGGAGTTGATGGATGCGTACTCCGCAATGCGGCAGGTTGCCGCGAGAGGAGCGAGGCAAGGACAAGGAATTGATGGGCTGGTGAGAGAAGTGGAGGAGCAGATGGGAAGAGTACTGGGACAATTAGGGCGGAGAGGACATGGAGGAGCCCGAGGAGCCcgaggaggtcgagaagGGTCCGCAGGCCTGGAAGGGCTAGGAGAGCTAACAGGACTATTTGAAGCAATGGGCGGGCTTGAAGGGCTTGAAGGACTAGCAGAAGGCAGAGGCGGGCGTCAAAACATGAACGGACTTCGTCAGCTCAGGCGCAGGGAGATTGTGAAGCGAAGATGTGGTGTTGATCAAAGACTCGTACACAGCGTGTGTACCGAGAAAATAGCAGGTATAGTAAGGAAAGACATAATGGTAGACAGCACCTTAATACAAAACAACACTTCAGTCACaacttccccttcctcctccaccccacctttccccctctcctccccttcaacacTTTCGGCGCAACCCAAAGCCTACCATCCCCTCTATTCCGTCCCATCAAATCCCTCAAAtatcctcccacctccccgggCAACCCCACCCATTCCGCCTCTTGCAACCACCTCTCCGCCTCTACCTCTTCAAACCTCACTTTTCCCCCATGCTTTCTCGTCAAATAACCCCCCAACCGATCCAACCTCACGCAGTTCCCCTCGTCTCCGCAGTGGTTCCTGTATCTCACCCCCTTTGTCTCAGCATCAAGGACATTACCAACAATATCCCtcgtcacctcctccacaccaACAAACTGCAACCACCGCTCCACAGCCGGCATTTTGGGCACCAAGTGTAGTTTCTCAGAGtaggaaagaatattatgCATTACATCCAACTTTGGAGCGTCCTCACCAAGGATGTAACTAGATCTGTGGATCACCACTTCCAAACCGGACCCCCTGGGGGCATTGGCGAGGTATTGCTCGGAGGCGTACTTGGAGAGGACGTAGCCGTTTTCGGTTCTGTCAGAGGCTTGGGATAGCAAAAAAGGTTGTTCGTAGAGGTCGGTGGTGCCTAGTTGAGCTATACTggcggtggagatgaagtggaatgttggaggggggtggttctGGAGGGAGAactggagggtgaggttgatgagtGCTTTGGTTgagaggaggtttggggCGCGTGGGGAGGGGTAAgggcggaggtggttgatTTCGGCGCCGTTGTGGAGGATTATGATCTTGGTTGTTGGAGTGGTGGGGGTGAAGATTTGGGAGGTGGtcgagggggggaggttgaggtttggATCGCGGAGGTCACCGGGGTGGATCGTTAttttggggtgggagaggataCTAGGGgcggttttggaggggtttCGGACGGCGTGGCAGTGGAATTTGGCtatgagggggttggggaggaggcggtcgAGGAGGTGACGGCTGAGAAAGCCGGTGGCGCCGGTTAGGATGATTGTTATGTTTGTTACTGGGGGGTAAGGTAGGCTGGTGATTTTCGTGGAACTTTCTTTGGAGGCCACTTCGTCGTTCCAGTTGATGGTTTCAGGCTTTGGAAAGTTGATAGGTCTTGCGGCGGCGAGGCTGGTGTCTAGAAGTGTCGACATCTTGGCCAGGGTGTTTGCCTCGAAAAGCTTTGGCAGTGGAAGGAGGGCGCCAAAAGCTTTGTTGACCTCTCTCTGGATGCTGATCAAACGAGTTGCCACCAACAAGAAAGAAATCTGTGTCTGGTCCTATGGTCTTTCCGTCCACTAGGCCACCTAGGACCGAGGCCCAGATCTGCTTCATCTTGTCTTGGGTGTTGCTTTGTTGTTCAGTCTTTGCTGGCGGCTGAACTCGAAGAGCATGGGCAGTTCTTATGGGCACCACAGCAGCCATCTTGCCGAGTGTGCTGTCTTGAAACAGATTCGCTAATGGTATGTTGTGACCTGTTCGCTCTTTAATCTTGTTCTTGACATTGATGAGCAACAGCGAGTTGCCGCCAACAAGAAATCTGAGTTGGGGTCCAGTTGTTGACCAGCGACGAGTTCACCCAACACCTCTCTCCAAATCGCTTTCATCTCGGGAAGAAAAGAGCCAGACCCTGGTTCTCCACTGGCAAGCTTTGGAGTGGCAGTCTTATGGCTCGTCATTAGGGGTGTGCTGTGCGATATTCTAGCCTCAGTTGACGGTCTGGCGGTATTTGGAACCGGTATTGTGCCCCCTTCACTGGTGAGAGGCGCCCTCGAAAGGAATTTTCTATCCACCTTCCCATGATGACTCAAGGGCATAGCCGATAATGCTACTACCACCGAGGGACGCATGTACTGCGGCAGTGTCGTAAGATCAGAGACAATCTCTTTGAGTCTCTTGTCAACACCTGGCCCGGTAGCACCTCCGTATCTTCTTTGCACTTCGGACGACAATATCACATGCGAAACAAGGAACGCAGTGGCAGCATCTTTGTCGTCTCCCCGATGACGAATATGACAGACAGCCTCCACAATATCACCCTTCCAGGCAAACACCATAGCTGCTTCAACATCTCGCAGCTCAAACCGCTGACCTCTCAGCTTGACGTGGATGTCACCATTTATTCGTCCTAGAGTAACAAACACACCATCTTCACGCATGTATCCTCGGTCACCGCTCAAATGCGCTTGTGTCCACCCGTTAGCTACAGCCCGAGGGTTGGCAAGGGGGTCATTTGGAAACCGAGCAGCAGTAAGCTCAGGTTGCTTGATGTACCCAGAAGCAACACCTGCTCCTCCAATGACGATCTGCACTGGGACACCAGCTGGTAACGGGTGGTTGTTCTCATCCATGATGTAAACGCTGTGATTGGGCAGCACCTTTCCTGTAGTTACAAAGTAATAGTTGTGTGTGTTGGGGTATGGTTCGGTCATTACCACCATCGGCCAGAGACGTCATGGCCCAACTCTCTTTATGCGCAACTGAATATGTCGAAGACAGTGGCTACCCATACGAATAAGAGATGGTCATCATAGAAAAAAACACCTGCAACCCCAGAAACATGTAGATTCAAGCATCGGCGGGTTTAAAGCTGTACATGAGACAGTGCGTTAGGGGCAATGCTTTGGAATCGTGCGGTCCACCAACCAGCTGCTGCGGGCAGACGTCCCCAGACAAAGATAGACAGCTGCTTGGGATAGGACTATGGCCTCTGGGTTTCACCATGCGTCTTTGCAGCCGCTTTTTCCACGGCCGGCCCGAGGTCCCTTCCACGCCCCCCACCTCCGCCCATCACCCTTCTACCCCTCAAGAGAACGTGCAAGACACTCAGATATGGCGCCTGGGAGAGTTGCAGGAAAGAGAGACGCAAGTGCGACGGCCACCGGCCGGCATGCGGAGCCTGATGGATTCCGTTCCAAGCTTGACCGCTGGTTCCGATAGCTCCCAGAGCCATCGACATACCGAAACGttcacaacctccccaacgAACCCGCCTCCAAGACCATCCCCCACACGTGCCACGACTGCAAATTCTACGACGCTCTCTGGAagctcccccttctccccatcgGCAACGAGCTCTTCCCCGGCTCCTACGGTGCCAGAGCCGGTGCAGTGGAGGGTCGAAGACTGGAGCTGTGAACAGATATTAGCAGAGCAGATGGTTCGAGGTGCTTGACTGAGACGGTCTGTCCCATTTGAAATAGCACCACAAGTCTTCATTGATAAGTCCCTTATCTAGCTATTCTACCCAGTACAGTCTACATCACCGTTACGTCATTTCTTCACGTTTGAAGCGACAGGGCCGTTGAGAGAGCCGATTGGGTCAGCTGGATTTTTCCGCGGGAGCGCAGGACACCAAGCGTCGGGCCATAACTCAGTCAGATGCCCTGGTCGAAGGTAAAACAATGACCGTTCCTGCCTATGAAGCCCAGGTGTCTTCAATATCTTCATGTCTACATCAAGGCATCACGTAAAGATCGAACAGGACTCACTTCGACCCATGACCATGACGACGACAAGGCGGCACTTTACACTGGCCTGATGCACACAAGAGACTCAGCCTTGAACATGTATGGTATGAATGCCGGTCCGAGCGACCAGCTCTCAAGCCGCCTGGCAACGTTCTACATGTGGTCGGTTAGCAACGGTCTCGCGGATGGCACGAGGGCGTTAACAACAAGCTTACCTTTGCCTCAGGGGTAAGATCCGTCACGCCGGTTAACTGGTCTTGACACAGGGCTTCCTCCACTGTGCCTGGCCACGCACAGGTGATGGTGTCGAATAAAACCACCAGCCAGTCCATGCCGACATGGAACGAGGGGAACTGGACGACATATTCCCGGAGAGCGGGCCAGATCACAAAGTCCAGGATCATCGGGTGTGGCATAAAGTACTGGTTGGGCGTTGGGCGGAGCCACATGGGTATCGACTCGAAATGTTCCTCGGTCGGCATAATCATCCACTGCGTCACCCAGAACAGTACGTACATGAATCCAAAGGACGTCATGGAGCGACGCCTCTCGCTCATGATGCTGTGAACAACCCTGACGGCCCACTGCGACAGCAACGGGGCCTTTTCGAAATGGTTCCGGTCGCACAAGGCCCCCACATGTGCGTGTGTACCCAACACGTCCTCTGGCGACGACGCCTCTTGTAACCTCGCCTGAGCCTCGGCAAGAAAGCCAAACAGAAACCCTCGCAACGTCCCGTCGAAATCCGAATGAGCGACCATCATGCTCCAACGGGGCACGAACAGGCTGCGAGGTATGGTGCCCGGGGCGGCGAGCCTGTCGTGGTCGCTGAGGATGTTGGGATGAATCCGAAGGTTGTCTCGGATATGCCGAGGCGCGTTCAAGGCTATCCCACCCTGGAGCCCGACGGCAAATGGCCATATTTTCACGATCTTCACGCCGGCGGTATGCATCTTCTCGGAAGCCCCGTCAATCGCTGCatgaggctggggaggagtcTGCAATACAACAACGCTTCCAGCTCTCGGGTCAATCTCCTCGGCCAAGACATTTGAGGGAATGTGTCCAAACTCGCTGCGGTCGAAGGTGGGAGCAAGGAAATCCTCCTGGGTGGTTGACAACAACACATTCGGGTGGTAATGCTGGATCTCGACTCCATCGTGATGAATAGAACTTCCAGGAGTCACTGCCCGCGTGGCGATGTCGGGTATGGCCGAAAGGGATGTGGAAGCTGAAGCCACGGCATGGGCCAGCTGATCGACCGTGGCTCCTAGTCTGAGGCGCGCCAGCAAGAGCGCGGCATCTTGGTCTGTACTCAACCGAAGTCCATCGACGACGCGTTCCAAGCGGGAGACCTGGGATGTAAGAGCACTGTTTTCGGCTTTGAGTTGGTCGACTCGGGTTGCACCCTCGGGTCTGTCATACACGCAGACAGCATCTCGACGCAGGCATTCGGTACATGTTGGGCGTTTTCCATCGCACTGGGAGTTTAAAGAGTCACGTCATCAGCATGGGGCCAACAAGAGGACAGAAGGCTCACAAGACTAACCTttcgcctcctctccctgcAGTTGATTCACGGGCTTCTGGTTTTGGCAGGCACGGGCCGGAGGTTGCTACTGGGTTCGCTGCTCCCTGGCAACGGCCGAGCGGGTGCTGGCGCCAGCGGGCGCATTAGTCTCGAGAACCCCAGCTCAGTGTGTATCTGCTTGTGTAGATAACGGCCGAGTATTCGAGCTATGGCGGTCAGGGCCACAAATTTAGCAATCTCTTAACCGTGACCCCCCAGTGGGCGGGCTGGGATGTCTCCATGAGACAcgtggggggaggggggaggtggagaggggggggaggagaggcaaTTGCCGCATTGAGGAACCGGACCCTAACCCGACTTCTGTTAAGTTCCAGCGGCATCGGTCGAGTTGGGCAGCTTGTGTGCGTCGCCCGCGAGAATGCGAGTAGTCATGGTATGATAAGACAAAGACAGTCTAGTCTGCTGGTATGGATGAGGTTTGGCAACTTGACTCTCTAGTTGTGGTCTTTATTAGCCGCTTTCGATCAGGCAAATGTCTAGATGGTGGGAACTGGAAAGGAGAGAACTTTCTCTGCCCAGCGGCCTGTGTATGATGACACTACCTGTCATAAGGCAACTGGTACAAGACTGCCATTCACCACGCATGAACTGCGTAGATTGGCCACGGGTTGTGATTGGCTTGTTTTGTGTGGATTCTCCTGTTGCGGGTCCCCCCCCCTTATGACGATTTGGAGCATATTCCTGAATCTCTGGCACAGCCAAGCGGGGACCCGGGCAGAAGACCAGGCTTCTCCATGTTGGAATTCAAAGAGGACTAGGCCAAAACAAGCTTTAGGATTGGGCAGAATCATGGACTGTGGCTTGTAGACTGAAACCTTGTGCAACGTACACACCTTGGGCTAAGCTACAAAACACCACCTATCCACATACCTACTCATCCTACACAAACTCATAACACAAATAACCCCCCTTGATATCCATCACATCCGCCACCGTCGCATTCGGAATGATCCCCAACGAAGACATGACATGCCCCAAAGTAATCTCCTtgtccccatcaccactcGTCGGATCCGGCGTCACGGCCAAAATCTCAGCAGTAGGCTTCCCCCACATGGCAGATTCCACCTCCATACCACCCGGAAACTCGGAAAACCCCACCGCCGGATCCTGCGCGTTGAGCCCGCTGATGTCCTTGAGCCTCGTATTGAGATCTTTCTTCTGCCAGTCCCACCACATCTTGTCCACGAAGCCGTGATGCAAAAAGAACAACGGGTCGCCTGACGAGGTGATTGAGTCCCCGTCCATCATTGCCAGCGCCATGTGCCCGACGAGATGAGGGCCCGAGTAGATGGCGTCCAGTGCCTGGCTGTAGGTTGGCCCGCTGATCGCCGAGGCGACATAGGTGGCACCACACTGTGTGCTGAGGGCGTTGGTGATGCGCCGGTTGACGCAGCGTGGTTGTGACTTGAACCCTGGGCCGATATTGACGGTGAGGTTTGCAAAAGGGCCATCAGCCACGCAGTTCTTTGACCCTTTTCCGGTGCCGCCGAAGCCAGTGACGGGATCGAAGAcggggctggaggagaatTTGCCTGCGTCGCGGGTCTCGTCCCAGTAGGGGAGGGGGCCAGAGTAGCCGCATtctttgaggaggaaggcgaggatgtTGATGTAGTACCGGTGATATGGGAGGAACTGGCCCGTGGTGTGGATTTGCAGGGCGTGAATTTGGTGAAGAGAGACAAGTTCGTCCCAGCGGGTTTTGGCGCCGGGGAGGCGGTTGAGCTTTTGGGGAGATTTGAGGAGGCAGACGTTGGCGGCGAGGTAGGCTTTCTTGTCGGCTTCTTTCATGTCATGCCATGAAGGACGTTTCTGTGGGTTGGTGCATGCTGTGGCTGCGGGCACGGCGGCGCTGAGAGCGGTGCTGGCCGTGAGCAGGGCGATGAAGAAATCTCGGAGCATGATGCCGAATTTTTGGGTTCACTTTTCAGTCCAAGCCAGGCAGGACATTTTGGCGGTGCATTCGAGTTCAGATATAGATTTTCAGCATTTGACTGGTTTGTGCGTGTGCCCCAGTTGTGTCAGACGATGGATTCATGGATATTGACATACCTACATCAACTGTGCCAACAGAAATTGAATCTTCGGTTGCGGATAAATCTTGGCTGGCCATCTCCCTACAAAAGCAATTTCCAAGTGCCGCCCGTTCCTGCCGAGCGCTGTTGACTAGCAGCAGAGTATTATTTGGAGAATTTGCTTCCGAGCTTTTTCTGCGGTTGGTGGCTTCACGTTAACCCCATTGGTGCGCATCTACAACACATAGCCTGTCATATTCAGTATTACGTGGCCAAGGAATTGAGGCTAGATTTCTGTTGTTCTTACAGTACAAATACATCTTCAGTCAGGTGCTGGGAGCAAGCCGGCGCTCTGAGGTGGtcccttcatctcctccttcatcctcttcccactCTGCATCCTCTTTCGGGCCATCcacttcttcatcctccgtAACTGGACCTGGATCCGGAGGAACAAGCACTTCGGGATCATCCGTGATGCTAAGAAACTTTCTTCTCGCTTCCAAATGTGACCTTTCTCCCGCCCTTAGAACGGTGTTTGTAGTACGTCGTCGTGGGCTCGAATCACCAGGCGAGATATCATCAaaagttgaggaggaaaacGTTATATTGTTAAAAGAAGAGAATTACCCTCCAAAGCTGAGCAAAGCCTATAAATTATGTCCTCCACCAATCCCCACTTATCGCTCCACATGTTCCAACACCCTAtattatatcgaaaggaGTTTTCAAACTGCTCAAAGTAATGCTTGGGTGTGCAGCGCTCGTGACCAGGCATGTATTTGAACCTGGAAGAGTACTCAACCTGCAGTCCCAAAACCGTTGTTCAAGCTTTTCCCTGGTAGTAAGTATGTTGTCTCCTCGAGCCGGGTCGTCTTTACTGGCTAGGTTGAAGTTCCCGATCTCGTCTTCTGACCATTTCTGGGGTatgctggagaggaggatagTGTCACACTTCAGTCCAGCCTTTCCTCCATCAGCATCCGACGGAGAAGACTCGTGACAATGACCCTTCCACTTTCCTGGGGCGATTCTACCAAAGGTCTCATCTCTGAACCCTACACAAACGGCCCCGCTCGAGGGACTCGGAACGGTTGCTATCTATGATCTCTGGAATGAGGCCAATAACGCTGGAAAAGATGGCAACAAACGGGCTGGGTAGTACATACCTGAAAGGTCCGTCAGTCCACAATCCATTTCTCCTGGTGTTGTGAGCAAGAGACCTAGATCTCAGTTGTCGTCCTCGGTTCTAAGCAACCACGCTTTGATTTCCTCGTTTTGGGATTGGCTGGTGTCTCCAGACCTAGTCTGCTGTTCCGATCCTTCCTCTTTTGTTGTAGCTGCTTTTTTGCTTCCACTTTGCTCGACCTGATTGGATTCAGCAGGAGCTGGGACAAAACAAGCTCGAGGAATGAAGTCTTTCAACTGCATCAAATACAACTTCTCAACACCCAAGTTCCAGCCAATACGCATCATCCACACTCTTTCTTCTGTCCTGACCTCTTCCTCCGATCTGTCTCGTATAGCCTTGAGCCATCGCGAAACCCAGGGGCCGAGCTTCCGAGATAGGGCGTATTTGTCCGCCAACACAAGGATGCGGTATAATTCCTCTGTCGACGGAGATGAAGGAACAGATTCAAAATTGCCGTGTGTGATATGGAACAAGGTTTGCATATCGCGGGGTGAGTCCTGAGGCAATGACACGGTCTCCAAGACAGACcggatgaggaagatggctTCCATGATTCTGCCCAGAGTCCTCCAAATAGCATCGCGTTGAACGCCGGAGAAGACCGCTGCAGGGTTCAGGAGCACACATGAAAGTTTGTTGGGTTTTCGGATTCTAGGGCGCTGCCGGTGCGCAGTATTAGATCGCCATCTGGGCAATCAAGACGGTTGTGACCCTTCGATATGGGGCTCCGGCAgttgatggcgttggtgtCGTAGCATTGACATTTTGTGAAGTCTGTTTTTCTTGAGGtaaaaggagaagagaaatcTGGTAAGCCAGTCATTTTGAGGGATTGGTCAAGCTGATGCTGCCTTGCTGGTGCGCTCTCAGGTTGTCAGCTTCATGCCATCCGATTGCCCTCTAGTGGCATGCCAAGCCCCATTTCTCCAGTCCACGCATTCGACCCTAACCCGCCACGGCGACCAGCCTTTCATCACTGCTACATTTTATGGAACGAACTCGACAGTTTGTAGGAAAGGTAGTGTTTATTCCAGTGGATGGTATCAGCTGATGTTGAGAGAGCCGGATTTCCAGTTGTCAAGAGTGTTGTTCTGTGTTGATCAGCGTTAGCAGCCACTCTCGGAATTTGCCGAGATGTTCATGTCGATAAGAAAAGGATATGGCAGCCTGTCAAGAAAAGGTCCAATACTGTGACTGGCACTGCTTCAGCCTCAACCGCTGTTTTGGGTGAAGTTATCACGACCTCTAGAATGCTGAATCCCCCACAGACCAGGAACTGTGAAGAGGAGAGTTATGACGTCATATGCCCGGCAGAAGTGCGCTAGACTGGAAAAGACATGCCAAGAGGTCAACACGGGCCACAGCCGCCCGTTGAGATGGATCTCTGCCAGGATATCCATGTGATCAGGGGAACAACGATCCCATGGACGACCCCTATCCGGCGAGTTCCAGGTTTCTGGCCTGTTGTGTGACGGCCACAACAGATCTTCTAGAAAATCTCGACATGGCCGTTGTATTTACCCTTCCGATCTCACGTCCGTCCCTTCATCTCAGCCCCGAAGTCGCCTGAAAAATCCCCCGATGATCTTCCCTCGTTCCTCCGCCCTGGCCACGGGGCTGATAGGGCTGACCCCACTCACAGCTGCTTTCGGGACCATCAACGAACCGGTGGGCAGTCATCCCTTGTTTTGGCAGTCCTTGAGGAAACTCGCTGACACCTCTTGTAGGTAATCCTCGGCCAGCATAATGAACATGAAATGGTTACACGACTCGCCTTTCAGTGCCCAAGTGGCCAGAAAAGCGATGGGGTGTGTTTTGAAGCCCGGTCGCTCGATCAACTGGCAGGCTATCATCGAGAAGTGATGGGTGTAGCCCTCCCCGGAGCAGGATTTAATGGCGCGGTCGGAGCTCCAGATACCCTCGACCCGGTACCTGAAGGACCAGAAGCGCACTGCGACGATGCCGATTTTGTCGACGTTCCGGGATACCCGCAGAGCCGGAAAGAGGCCAACACGAATCTCCAAAAATGTGTCGATCACCTACGAGCACGCTTCCGACAGGCATGGGTATCAGCAGAGATGCTTGTCGATGAAAGGCGAAGGATCCGGCCCGGGGAGGTCGAGCTGACGAATGCTTTTGGTGGAGACTGCAATTTTGCTTTCCCCTCCCTTCAGATCAATGTCTTTGCGCGAGCCAAGTGTAGCACTCTCGAAGGGTTTGGCCGCGCGTTACATGGTGTTCAAGACTTTTACTCCCACAGCAACTGGGCTGATGAAACCGACATAAGCAAACCTATCAGCGAGACCAACCCACCAGGGCTTGCCTTGCATGGCACCGCGAAGTTTTTGGACCTGAGGGCTTCTGGGCCGATACCAGACGATCAGATCCCTTACAACCTAACAACGGGTTGCTTCACGATACCAGACGGGACTCCTGGATCCGGAGACTGCGCTGGTCGGGTGACACATCATGCCCTAAACAAAGACCATGGTGTCATTCACCTAGATGGAACTTTTGGTGATGCGGGGCCCGGGTCTCCTCGGAGCGAGGCCATATCAAGGAACTTTGAGAACGCCGTACGTGTTGCGGTACAAAGTTCCAAGGAGACCTGGGCTGCGTTTCGCGAACACCTCAGGGAGCAGTACGGAACTGTGGCCGGCAATCTTATGATCTGTGCTCTGGTGCGCGATGATCCAATCAAGGATTGTCGCAAACGGATGGCTGTCATTGCCCTGGATGCCTCTAGCAGAAGCGGTGCTGTTGAGGCATCTGGCTTGCAAGTTCAGATTGCTCAAGAGTTCAAGTTGAAGTTATCTTCACATGGGCTGGACCGAATTGAGGTCATGGAGTTTGCCGAGGCCCCCAAGATTGTTCATCCTATGGGCTTCCCAGAGTCGGTGACCTTTAGTGAGCTGGATACTAAAGGAAGGACCAATATCGGCAACGCGCTTGACGTTGCCATTGACGATATCATCCAGTCACAGCCGGACACGTACACGGACAGAGGTGCCGTAGTGCTCCTGACGGCGGGCGCGGAACCCGAAAACACGAAAGAAAACCAGGAGCTGGCTGAATATGCCCTCGCCCAAGTTGAACGCGCTGCCAAAGAAGGTGTCCGCATCCACTTCGGTTGCATCAATCCACCACGGCCATTCAATGATGATCCGGATCGGTCTTGGCATGAATGTGCCCCCGGTCACTCGATCATCCCCGCTGTCCTCAAAACAGGCGGCACTTTTGCTTACATCAATCATGTTGCGGGGAGACCAGATCTCACACCGGCCCCGCACTTCATTAGCACCATCATGTCTCGTGGCCTAACCTCCACTGATGAGTATGAGCCCGAACTGACCCGAATCTACCCTGGAATCACCATTGCCGCCCTTCTCAGCGCCGAAGATTACCCCTCCAAATCCTTGTTCTACCCGGCCAGCCCGTCAGAAAGGATCAACATTACCATTCGCGACCGGGCTCTAGACGGCCAAGGCGTAGCcaacggtggaggtggctgcTTCTCCATCACACTCCGCGACCGAAAGCTCGACGATCTCAAGATAGCAGCCTATACCAGCTGTGGTACCGAGCCATTGATGCTGAACTACGAGGCGCTACAGGACGTTCatttgttggtggtggctgagCTGGGTGATCCGCATCACCCGCAGCAAGAGGGATCACCGAGCCCACAGGGCGTTGTGTTCACATTGGAGCTGAGCAGTAACATGCCGGCAAAGAATGAGACATCTACCATGACTACGTCGAGCGTGGTGAGCTCCAAGGCAACGCTTAAAATGACAGAGGAGGCTGGAATCAAGACCGAGGAGTTCTTGACAAGTGAGACGGTTGAagtgtttgaggaggcggcgaCGGTGAATGGGACTGCGTCGACGACGTCGGAGGGGAGCCATACGGTCagtgggggtgatggggtaACTGGGAGTGCAATGCCAGCTCAAGAAGCGATGGTGACTGGCAAGGAAAGTATGGCTGGTATGGAGGATGTATATGTGACGACGATAGCTGGGAATTTTAGCCGGGAGGATGCGGATGATATTCCGGACCTGAGGTAGATAGTTGTGGAGTACGAAAGATGTTGGAAATGATACCCTTGTTATGTCTTTTGATGCCGGCATCAGCGCCGATTGAGTGCTGCGCAGACATCTGTGAGGTATGGACACTAACCCGctgcctttttcttccaCTCTTTCTGCaggcatcaccaacatcaccagttTGCCCACGCATTCGTCGC from Podospora pseudopauciseta strain CBS 411.78 chromosome 6, whole genome shotgun sequence includes:
- a CDS encoding hypothetical protein (EggNog:ENOG503P2YQ), which produces MIFPRSSALATGLIGLTPLTAAFGTINEPVILGQHNEHEMVTRLAFQCPSGQKSDGVCFEARSLDQLAGYHREVMGVALPGAGFNGAVGAPDTLDPVPEGPEAHCDDADFVDVPGYPQSRKEANTNLQKCVDHLRARFRQAWVSAEMLVDERRRIRPGEVELTNAFGGDCNFAFPSLQINVFARAKCSTLEGFGRALHGVQDFYSHSNWADETDISKPISETNPPGLALHGTAKFLDLRASGPIPDDQIPYNLTTGCFTIPDGTPGSGDCAGRVTHHALNKDHGVIHLDGTFGDAGPGSPRSEAISRNFENAVRVAVQSSKETWAAFREHLREQYGTVAGNLMICALVRDDPIKDCRKRMAVIALDASSRSGAVEASGLQVQIAQEFKLKLSSHGLDRIEVMEFAEAPKIVHPMGFPESVTFSELDTKGRTNIGNALDVAIDDIIQSQPDTYTDRGAVVLLTAGAEPENTKENQELAEYALAQVERAAKEGVRIHFGCINPPRPFNDDPDRSWHECAPGHSIIPAVLKTGGTFAYINHVAGRPDLTPAPHFISTIMSRGLTSTDEYEPELTRIYPGITIAALLSAEDYPSKSLFYPASPSERINITIRDRALDGQGVANGGGGCFSITLRDRKLDDLKIAAYTSCGTEPLMLNYEALQDVHLLVVAELGDPHHPQQEGSPSPQGVVFTLELSSNMPAKNETSTMTTSSVVSSKATLKMTEEAGIKTEEFLTSETVEVFEEAATVNGTASTTSEGSHTVSGGDGVTGSAMPAQEAMVTGKESMAGMEDVYVTTIAGNFSREDADDIPDLR
- a CDS encoding hypothetical protein (COG:S; EggNog:ENOG503P4P9), coding for MRPLAPAPARPLPGSSEPSSNLRPVPAKTRSPERRRKCDGKRPTCTECLRRDAVCVYDRPEGATRVDQLKAENSALTSQVSRLERVVDGLRLSTDQDAALLLARLRLGATVDQLAHAVASASTSLSAIPDIATRAVTPGSSIHHDGVEIQHYHPNVLLSTTQEDFLAPTFDRSEFGHIPSNVLAEEIDPRAGSVVVLQTPPQPHAAIDGASEKMHTAGVKIVKIWPFAVGLQGGIALNAPRHIRDNLRIHPNILSDHDRLAAPGTIPRSLFVPRWSMMVAHSDFDGTLRGFLFGFLAEAQARLQEASSPEDVLGTHAHVGALCDRNHFEKAPLLSQWAVRVVHSIMSERRRSMTSFGFMYVLFWVTQWMIMPTEEHFESIPMWLRPTPNQYFMPHPMILDFVIWPALREYVVQFPSFHVGMDWLVVLFDTITCAWPGTVEEALCQDQLTGVTDLTPEAKNVARRLESWSLGPAFIPYMFKAESLVCIRPV
- a CDS encoding hypothetical protein (COG:S; EggNog:ENOG503Q0AA) translates to MEAIFLIRSVLETVSLPQDSPRDMQTLFHITHGNFESVPSSPSTEELYRILVLADKYALSRKLGPWVSRWLKAIRDRSEEEVRTEERVWMMRIGWNLGVEKLYLMQLKDFIPRACFVPAPAESNQVEQSGSKKAATTKEEGSEQQTRSGDTSQSQNEEIKAWLLRTEDDN
- a CDS encoding hypothetical protein (COG:S; EggNog:ENOG503P0K3) — translated: MLRDFFIALLTASTALSAAVPAATACTNPQKRPSWHDMKEADKKAYLAANVCLLKSPQKLNRLPGAKTRWDELVSLHQIHALQIHTTGQFLPYHRYYINILAFLLKECGYSGPLPYWDETRDAGKFSSSPVFDPVTGFGGTGKGSKNCVADGPFANLTVNIGPGFKSQPRCVNRRITNALSTQCGATYVASAISGPTYSQALDAIYSGPHLVGHMALAMMDGDSITSSGDPLFFLHHGFVDKMWWDWQKKDLNTRLKDISGLNAQDPAVGFSEFPGGMEVESAMWGKPTAEILAVTPDPTSGDGDKEITLGHVMSSLGIIPNATVADVMDIKGGYLCYEFV